A section of the Gloeobacter violaceus PCC 7421 genome encodes:
- a CDS encoding spore germination protein GerW family protein, translating into MSLTELFRRFSERLQDGASVRSVYGAPITVAGRTVVPVARVGYGFGAGAGGRAQQAEAEQPDVPGGGGGGGMGAVPAGALEITAEGTRFIPFADYKILGAALGIGFLVGLTVGRKLAR; encoded by the coding sequence ATGAGCCTGACGGAACTTTTTCGCCGCTTCAGCGAACGCTTGCAGGATGGAGCCAGTGTGCGCTCCGTGTACGGAGCGCCGATTACTGTTGCAGGCCGGACGGTTGTCCCGGTGGCCCGCGTTGGATACGGCTTCGGAGCAGGTGCCGGAGGCCGTGCCCAGCAGGCCGAAGCCGAACAGCCCGACGTTCCCGGCGGTGGCGGTGGCGGTGGGATGGGGGCGGTGCCTGCAGGCGCGCTGGAGATTACCGCCGAGGGTACGCGATTTATTCCATTCGCGGATTACAAGATCCTGGGAGCGGCTCTGGGTATCGGTTTTTTGGTAGGGCTCACCGTCGGGCGCAAACTCGCCCGCTAG
- a CDS encoding ParB/RepB/Spo0J family partition protein, protein MMGSKRSIHPEEKLKLLEGPHTETVGGSLRLDEIVVCCSQPRRFFDSAAMGELIESIRRVGILQPLLVRPLANGKYELVAGERRFRAARAVGLEAVPVVIRQLSDTEAVEQALVENLQRESLNPLEETESILQLLALKLGKSEEQTVSLLYRLQNASRKKTTHNVIGSTEAQTVEAVFASVGKMTCESFVNNRLPLRNMPHDVFKALREGRLAYTKARVLAQVKDRTQREMLLKESLQRDLSLSQLRQLIKTTCGAPEPEPLLKRLTTVYRRIKKLKWEDPLKRARFEALITELDSLIGDQ, encoded by the coding sequence ATGATGGGCAGCAAGCGCAGCATACATCCCGAGGAGAAGCTCAAGCTGCTGGAAGGTCCTCATACAGAAACCGTTGGTGGGTCGCTTCGCCTCGATGAAATCGTGGTGTGCTGCAGCCAACCCCGCCGCTTCTTCGATTCGGCCGCCATGGGCGAACTGATCGAATCGATCCGCCGGGTCGGGATCTTGCAGCCGCTGCTGGTCAGGCCTTTGGCGAACGGCAAATACGAACTGGTAGCCGGCGAACGGCGCTTCCGGGCGGCCCGGGCAGTGGGCTTGGAGGCGGTGCCGGTCGTGATTCGCCAACTGAGCGACACCGAGGCGGTCGAGCAGGCCCTGGTCGAGAACCTGCAGCGCGAGAGCCTCAATCCTCTGGAGGAGACCGAGAGCATCCTGCAGCTGTTGGCGCTCAAGCTCGGCAAATCGGAGGAGCAGACGGTCTCGCTGCTCTATCGTCTGCAGAACGCCTCGCGCAAGAAAACTACCCATAACGTTATAGGTAGTACCGAGGCCCAGACCGTCGAGGCGGTCTTCGCCTCCGTCGGCAAGATGACCTGCGAGTCCTTCGTCAACAACCGCTTGCCGCTACGCAACATGCCCCACGATGTTTTCAAGGCGTTGCGCGAGGGGCGGCTCGCTTACACCAAGGCCCGTGTCCTCGCCCAGGTCAAAGATCGCACCCAGCGGGAAATGCTGCTCAAGGAGTCTCTCCAACGCGACCTCAGCCTCAGCCAGTTGCGCCAGCTCATCAAGACCACCTGCGGCGCTCCTGAGCCGGAACCGTTGCTCAAGCGCCTGACCACCGTCTACCGCCGCATCAAAAAGCTCAAGTGGGAAGATCCGCTCAAACGCGCCCGCTTCGAAGCACTGATCACAGAACTCGATTCGCTCATCGGCGATCAATAG